The Vanessa tameamea isolate UH-Manoa-2023 chromosome 8, ilVanTame1 primary haplotype, whole genome shotgun sequence DNA segment actattcaatttttatctataaatttgTAGGTTGCTGTAAtgtcgttttattatttgtgttatttcatttaaaatccatgagtttatacaaaaattgttGTCGCGAAAAGTCCAAGAACATTTGTTAATTAAGAATACTACTTGGTGTATTATCTTATTCacaattttttgtttcaatgcCACAAACGTCAGATAACGAGTCACTAGTCAGATAGTAATCGCCAGTATCAAGAGGCGTTATGTTTTTACGTAATTCTCAAGAGTTGtagtatttactttaaattattaaaatataatgttatatccGTTATCTTATTAACTGAACGTGTTTTATCAATAagaaacaatttacttttttagttGTGATGTTTATAAGTGACGTGATTTACTGTTTGTGTTCTAATTGAAAATGTGgtaagtgtaattatattttagcataataataaaaataatttgtttttgattgagTATATGGAAATCAAttgatagatatatttaaatgatttagacTATTttcgcaaatatatttaaatatcatctaaatgtttgttgtaataaaaaaatatgactattTTTATCTCGaaggaatataaataatgaattctttatgaatagaaataataaattctcatttaaataaataaaaaaaaacatttgattgaAAATCAGAAACAGCCGGAATGAGTTCAGGCGATAAACTGGTACAAACCAGGTGATCAGTCGGGGACCAGTGTAAcagaggacataacatctaactTCCCAAGGTTGCAGTAcagcattgacgatgtaaggattgcttaatatatcttacagcgccaatgaccATAGGCtgtgaccacttattatcaaTCAGCCCATTTGCCTGGGCggctatgttattaaaaaaaaccttaggaCCTGAGGTCCTATCAGCTGGACAATAGACCAATAAGACATTTTATAGGTGTActcattaaatcattttttttctcaaatgcACAATATGTCTGATATTTGATACTTTAACAggtaaaaatatcaacaaaaaccGATAAAAATGGATTTCGTTATCGGAGGCCTGGCTGGTGCCGGTGCAACTATTTTCACAAATCCTATGGATGTGGTGAAAACGCGCCTACAGCTGCAAGGCGAACTGCGCGCACGCAATGAACACGCCGCAAGATATAGGGGAATATTCCACGCATTATACGTTATTGCTAAGACCGATGGAGCATTAGCCTTACAAAAAGGTTTGGCTCCAGCAATGGTTCTAGGGTTCTGTATGAATTCCGTAAGGTAAGTTAAGCGTAAAACTTGtagtgtttcatttaaattcattacTTTCAATGACCCATGGTTTGTTAATTACGAAAGAAAAGGTGTTTGACTTCCGAATACATAAGATTATCTTCCTTTTTATATAACTCGGCATGACGATAGTATAAATATGTTCTGATTATGAAAATTGATAAttcttataatacaaaatttaaaatatttatatgtattattaaatgtcaTAGAAACTTTggaaaaaattattgtataaatattttgcatcACAACTTTACTGGTTTGAGTCGCAATGTGCTTTTAAACGAGTACGGGTAATTCTTCAATTAATACCTGCATTTGTTTCACAGGTTAGGCATGTATCATATAGCTGAAGTCCAAGGTTGGACGAAGACAAAAGAAGGTGACATTAGCATACACAGGACAATGTTCTGGTCAAGTGCAAGTGGAGTGATGAGTGGCCTTGCTGCCAACCCTGCCTCTGTGCTAAAGACAAGAATGCAAGCAGCCGCCCACCCAAGTATAGCAGTAGGCAGGCAACATTCGTATAATGGTAATATACGAAGACCACGTAATTTTTTGCAATACACCAGATAAATGTCTTGAACTAAGTATAGTGTAGGACGGTCTTATGGCAAATTATTAATTCCCTTCCGACATAATTTACTTGCTTTTTTACAATATcggatgttttatttaaacatcgaatgtattttaataaataaaattgacaagtGATTAAGCAATTAATTGTaacaacagtaacagcctgtaattttcccactgcttggctaaggctggctgcctcctctccctttgaggagtaggtttggaacatattccaccacgctgctccaatatggTTGGGTTGGTactaattgtttatattataatattaattgttacgtATACTCTTAATACATAGATTGCGCGAATGAAATGACCTCTCGACATTCTtcgcataaaaatataaaagaacg contains these protein-coding regions:
- the LOC113396296 gene encoding solute carrier family 25 member 35 isoform X3; the protein is MDFVIGGLAGAGATIFTNPMDVVKTRLQLQGELRARNEHAARYRGIFHALYVIAKTDGALALQKGLAPAMVLGFCMNSVRLGMYHIAEVQGWTKTKEGDISIHRTMFWSSASGVMSGLAANPASVLKTRMQAAAHPSIAVGRQHSYNGMVDGVVKIYRIEGIRGFFAGVNATCSRLAIGSAAQLTTFSTTKETLLSHGLFERYPLGLAFAASCISGVMVALAICPFDVVAVRLYNQE